Proteins from a genomic interval of Mycolicibacterium grossiae:
- a CDS encoding pyridoxamine 5'-phosphate oxidase family protein, whose protein sequence is MSAASLAAADLDFLHRPLYGFLSTADGPRPPQPRPVWFEATEAGDVALFSAPDTPRVRRLRRDPRASLVVTAPVGEHERWVSVAGSTTIAVDGADDLVERLAARYWDLSDPVRADDLAGMLREEWVRIVIHPETVRRYAM, encoded by the coding sequence ATGAGCGCGGCGTCCCTCGCCGCGGCGGACCTCGACTTCCTGCACCGCCCGCTCTACGGCTTCCTGTCGACCGCCGACGGGCCGCGGCCGCCGCAACCTCGGCCGGTGTGGTTCGAGGCCACCGAAGCGGGCGACGTCGCGCTGTTCAGCGCACCCGACACGCCACGGGTGCGCCGCCTGCGCCGCGACCCCCGGGCCTCGCTCGTCGTGACCGCTCCGGTCGGCGAGCACGAACGGTGGGTGTCCGTGGCAGGGTCCACGACGATCGCTGTCGACGGCGCCGACGATCTCGTCGAACGCCTCGCCGCCCGGTACTGGGATCTGAGTGACCCCGTCCGCGCCGACGACCTCGCCGGGATGCTGCGCGAGGAGTGGGTGCGCATCGTGATCCACCCGGAGACGGTGCGACGCTACGCGATGTGA
- a CDS encoding NAD(P)H-binding protein → MNDPTTFLVLGATGKSGRRVAARLRLLGLPVRAASRSSATPFDWTDPGRWDAALRDTAAVFVVPPSTPGPVHEFAARAAAAGVRHLVLLSGRGADTWGDSAFGRDMRDAEDAVRASGLDWTILRPNNFAQNFDEELWHAPLLDGELALPAGDVGEPFIDLEDIADVAVRVLTEPDAHVGRVHELSGPRAITFAEAVDLVSRAAGRPITYRRVTPDEYVEALVGQGVDRGDAEHVAEMFALMDRGLIATPTDGVTDVLGRPARTFTDYVLRVAVTGAWHR, encoded by the coding sequence ATGAACGATCCGACCACCTTCCTCGTCCTCGGTGCCACCGGTAAGTCGGGCCGGCGCGTCGCCGCGCGCCTGCGGCTGCTCGGACTCCCCGTGCGCGCCGCGTCGCGCAGCAGCGCGACCCCCTTCGATTGGACTGATCCCGGCCGATGGGACGCCGCGCTGCGCGACACTGCGGCCGTCTTCGTCGTGCCCCCGTCGACGCCCGGGCCGGTGCACGAGTTCGCGGCCCGGGCGGCCGCTGCCGGGGTGCGGCATCTGGTCCTGCTGTCCGGGCGGGGCGCGGACACCTGGGGTGATTCCGCGTTCGGCCGGGACATGCGCGACGCCGAGGACGCCGTCCGCGCGTCCGGACTCGACTGGACGATCCTTCGGCCGAACAACTTCGCGCAGAACTTCGACGAGGAGCTGTGGCACGCTCCGCTGCTGGACGGGGAGCTGGCCCTGCCCGCGGGCGACGTCGGTGAACCGTTCATCGACCTCGAGGACATCGCGGACGTGGCCGTGCGCGTGCTCACCGAGCCGGACGCGCACGTCGGTCGGGTGCACGAATTGAGCGGGCCCCGGGCCATCACGTTCGCCGAGGCGGTCGACCTCGTCTCGCGAGCGGCCGGACGACCCATCACCTACCGCCGGGTCACGCCGGACGAGTACGTCGAGGCGCTCGTCGGGCAGGGTGTCGACCGCGGCGACGCCGAGCACGTCGCGGAGATGTTCGCCCTGATGGACCGCGGGCTCATCGCCACGCCCACCGACGGAGTCACCGACGTACTGGGCCGCCCGGCGCGCACGTTCACCGACTACGTGCTGCGCGTCGCCGTCACGGGAGCGTGGCACCGATGA
- a CDS encoding AraC family transcriptional regulator → MDVFGDLFRGVRAHGSLFGSSTLTPPWALHFVDGAPLTLCAVLGGSGWIIPIDGEPEPLNAYETVVVRGPGTFTFVDEVGTSAVPVACGEFCATPEQGGTRHRLGWSDGDGDGAATLIVGAYPVRGEISRRLLDALPVVLRVEAGGTGDPVLDHLAAEVALDVPGQQVVLDRLLDWMLVCTIREWFDRPGGEPPAWWAAQRDPVVGDALRLLHGDPAAPWTVADLADRTGVSRSTLAKRFSQLVGEAPLTYLTHWRMALAADRLTDEYGYTVAEVGRSVGYADPFAFSAAFKRVRGVNPREFRRSAVRA, encoded by the coding sequence GTGGACGTCTTCGGTGACCTCTTCCGCGGCGTGCGAGCCCATGGCTCGTTGTTCGGCAGCTCCACGCTGACCCCGCCCTGGGCCCTGCACTTCGTCGACGGTGCGCCCCTCACGTTGTGCGCCGTCCTGGGAGGGTCGGGATGGATCATCCCGATCGACGGCGAGCCCGAACCGCTGAACGCCTACGAGACCGTCGTCGTCCGCGGTCCCGGGACGTTCACCTTCGTCGACGAGGTCGGCACGTCGGCCGTGCCGGTCGCCTGTGGCGAGTTCTGTGCGACGCCCGAGCAGGGCGGGACCCGGCACCGGCTCGGCTGGAGCGACGGCGACGGCGACGGTGCGGCGACGTTGATCGTTGGGGCCTACCCGGTGCGCGGCGAGATCAGCCGCCGGCTGCTCGACGCACTGCCGGTGGTGCTGCGCGTGGAGGCGGGCGGCACGGGCGATCCCGTCCTCGACCACCTCGCGGCCGAGGTGGCGCTCGACGTCCCAGGGCAACAGGTGGTGCTCGACCGGCTTCTCGACTGGATGCTGGTGTGCACCATCCGGGAGTGGTTCGACCGGCCGGGCGGCGAGCCACCCGCGTGGTGGGCGGCCCAACGCGATCCCGTGGTCGGCGATGCGCTCCGGTTGCTGCACGGCGATCCCGCGGCCCCGTGGACGGTGGCCGACCTCGCCGACCGCACCGGCGTCTCCAGATCGACACTGGCCAAGCGTTTCTCGCAGCTGGTCGGGGAAGCGCCGCTGACGTACCTCACCCACTGGCGGATGGCGCTCGCCGCGGACCGGTTGACCGACGAGTACGGCTACACGGTCGCCGAGGTGGGCCGTTCCGTCGGCTATGCGGATCCGTTCGCATTCAGCGCCGCCTTCAAGCGGGTACGGGGCGTGAACCCCCGCGAGTTCCGGCGCAGCGCCGTACGCGCGTGA
- a CDS encoding helix-turn-helix transcriptional regulator, which produces MDVRNEIREFLGSRRARITPDQVGLPAYGGNRRVKGLRREEVALLAGVSVDYYVRMERGSLAGASDGVLDALATALRLDEAERDHLFHLARQSGSSGQRRRRRTPTVIRPGLQQVLDAMTRAPAWVRNGRHDVLAMNQLARALYAPVLAGPRRPANTARFVYLEPEAAQAFFVDYDTVARDAAAMLRLEAGRNPHDEDLIALVGEMSTRSELFRQRWASQDVHLHRSGRKRLRHPVVGQLDLDFESMELPTDPGLQLNVYTAPTDSPSADGLALLASWAASQPDLPPVGANETR; this is translated from the coding sequence ATGGACGTGCGCAACGAGATCCGCGAGTTCCTCGGCTCGCGGCGCGCGCGCATCACCCCCGATCAGGTCGGCCTGCCCGCCTACGGTGGGAACCGACGGGTGAAGGGGCTGCGCCGCGAGGAGGTGGCGCTGCTCGCCGGCGTGTCGGTCGACTACTACGTCCGGATGGAGCGGGGCAGCCTGGCCGGGGCGTCCGACGGGGTGCTCGACGCCCTCGCCACGGCGCTACGGCTCGACGAGGCCGAGCGCGACCACCTGTTCCACCTCGCGCGCCAGTCGGGGTCGAGCGGACAGCGCCGTCGACGACGCACGCCCACCGTCATCCGTCCGGGTCTACAGCAGGTACTCGATGCCATGACCCGGGCACCGGCATGGGTGCGCAACGGCAGGCACGACGTCCTGGCGATGAACCAGTTGGCACGGGCCCTCTACGCACCGGTCCTGGCCGGCCCGCGGCGGCCGGCGAACACCGCGCGGTTCGTGTATCTGGAACCCGAAGCGGCGCAGGCGTTCTTCGTCGATTACGACACCGTCGCCCGCGACGCAGCGGCGATGTTGCGCCTCGAGGCGGGCCGCAACCCGCACGACGAGGACCTCATCGCCTTGGTCGGCGAGATGTCCACGCGCAGCGAGTTGTTTCGGCAGCGGTGGGCGTCACAGGACGTGCACCTGCACCGCTCGGGGCGGAAGCGGCTGCGCCATCCCGTCGTCGGCCAACTCGACCTCGACTTCGAGTCGATGGAGTTGCCCACCGACCCAGGACTGCAGCTGAACGTCTACACCGCGCCGACGGATTCGCCGTCGGCCGACGGGCTAGCCCTGTTGGCGTCGTGGGCCGCAAGCCAGCCGGACCTTCCTCCCGTGGGGGCGAACGAAACACGTTGA
- a CDS encoding aldo/keto reductase, producing the protein MSIPTFTLNNGVDIPALGLGVYQTPPDETTAAVEAALEIGYRHVDTAAAYGNERQVGEAIRRSGLARDDVFIETKVWITDFGYDATLHAFDKAAGKLGVDRIDLFILHQALPSEFDLTLDAYRALQQLYADGKVRAIGVSNFMPAHLERLLAATETVPAVNQIEVHPYFRQSELLDFDDRHGILNQAWAPIGGITFYREGPHTSTLDDPVITDIAAAHGRSPAQVMLRWHLQQGRQVIPKSVTPSRIAENFAVFDFDLGEDQLAAIDALDTGIRGGPEPEDVTRETYAIDVPEA; encoded by the coding sequence ATGAGCATTCCTACCTTCACGCTGAACAACGGCGTCGACATCCCGGCCCTGGGCCTTGGCGTGTACCAGACGCCGCCGGACGAGACGACCGCCGCCGTCGAGGCGGCACTCGAGATCGGCTACCGCCATGTCGACACCGCCGCCGCCTACGGCAACGAGCGCCAGGTGGGCGAGGCCATCCGGCGGTCCGGTCTGGCGCGTGACGACGTCTTCATCGAGACCAAGGTGTGGATCACCGACTTCGGCTACGACGCGACGCTGCACGCATTCGACAAGGCCGCCGGCAAGCTCGGCGTCGACCGCATCGACCTTTTCATCCTCCACCAGGCGCTGCCCAGCGAGTTCGACCTCACGCTCGACGCATACCGGGCGCTGCAGCAGCTGTACGCCGACGGCAAGGTCCGTGCGATCGGCGTCTCCAACTTCATGCCCGCCCACCTCGAGCGACTGCTGGCAGCGACGGAGACGGTGCCCGCGGTGAATCAGATCGAGGTGCACCCGTACTTCCGGCAATCCGAACTCCTCGACTTCGACGACCGGCATGGCATCCTCAACCAGGCCTGGGCACCGATCGGCGGCATCACGTTCTACCGCGAGGGACCGCACACCTCGACGCTGGACGATCCGGTGATCACCGACATCGCCGCCGCACACGGCAGGTCACCGGCTCAAGTGATGTTGCGGTGGCACCTGCAGCAGGGCCGGCAGGTCATCCCCAAGTCGGTCACGCCGTCGCGGATCGCCGAGAACTTCGCCGTCTTCGACTTCGACCTAGGCGAGGATCAACTCGCCGCGATCGACGCCCTCGACACGGGTATCCGGGGTGGACCCGAACCCGAGGACGTCACGCGCGAGACGTACGCCATCGACGTTCCGGAAGCCTGA
- a CDS encoding aldo/keto reductase, which produces MGMSQGYGPNPGDRDEMIGVLRHVVETAGVTFIDTAEVYGPYVNEELVGEALAPLRDSVVIATKFGWDIQDGKMVGTDSRPDQIRRVADASLRRLNVDVLDLFYQHRVDPDVPIEDVAGTVGELVAAGKVRHFGLSEASAATIRRAHAVHPVTAVQSEYSLWTRDPEPEVLPACAELGIGFVPFSPLGKGFLTGTVDSSTTFGAGDIRSTIPRFAGDNIDANAALVARVRTLADSRGATPGQIALAWLLAQQPWIVPIPGTRRRERVDENSSATTVALSADDVADLDALASQVGVHGDRYNATGMAMINR; this is translated from the coding sequence ATGGGCATGTCCCAGGGTTACGGACCCAACCCCGGCGACCGCGACGAGATGATCGGCGTGCTGCGCCACGTCGTCGAGACCGCGGGCGTCACCTTCATCGACACCGCCGAGGTGTACGGGCCCTACGTCAATGAGGAACTCGTCGGCGAAGCGCTTGCACCGCTGCGCGATTCGGTGGTGATCGCCACGAAGTTCGGCTGGGACATCCAGGACGGCAAGATGGTGGGCACCGACAGCCGACCCGACCAGATCCGCCGAGTCGCCGACGCGTCGCTGCGCCGGCTGAACGTCGACGTGCTCGACCTCTTCTATCAGCACCGGGTGGACCCGGACGTCCCGATCGAGGACGTCGCCGGCACCGTCGGTGAGCTGGTCGCGGCCGGCAAGGTACGGCACTTCGGACTCTCGGAGGCGAGCGCCGCGACGATCCGCCGGGCGCACGCGGTGCACCCCGTCACGGCGGTGCAAAGTGAATACTCCCTGTGGACGCGTGATCCCGAGCCCGAGGTGCTGCCCGCCTGCGCCGAACTCGGGATCGGATTCGTGCCATTCAGTCCGCTCGGCAAGGGCTTCCTCACCGGCACCGTCGACAGCTCGACCACCTTTGGCGCCGGAGACATCCGATCCACCATTCCGCGCTTTGCCGGCGACAACATCGACGCCAACGCGGCGTTGGTCGCCCGGGTCCGGACGCTGGCCGATTCCCGCGGCGCCACGCCCGGTCAGATCGCGCTGGCGTGGCTGCTGGCCCAGCAGCCGTGGATCGTGCCGATTCCGGGCACCCGGCGGCGGGAGCGCGTCGACGAGAACTCGAGCGCCACGACGGTCGCCCTGTCCGCGGACGACGTCGCCGACCTCGATGCGCTCGCCTCCCAGGTCGGGGTGCACGGCGACCGCTACAACGCGACCGGCATGGCAATGATCAACCGCTGA
- a CDS encoding heme-binding protein, protein MLIRALACAALGVGTAIVGAGTAAADPPNCTAADLAGVMSGVSAGTSTYLFTHPEVNDFFTSLKGKPREEMRSALEAYMEANPQVRDELRGVRQAAADFRDRCDAPVPDMPMG, encoded by the coding sequence ATGCTCATCCGCGCTCTCGCGTGCGCCGCACTTGGTGTCGGCACGGCCATTGTCGGAGCAGGCACGGCGGCCGCCGACCCACCCAACTGCACCGCCGCCGACCTCGCCGGCGTCATGTCCGGCGTCTCGGCCGGAACCTCCACCTACTTGTTCACCCACCCTGAAGTCAACGACTTCTTCACCAGCCTCAAGGGCAAGCCGCGGGAGGAGATGCGCTCCGCACTCGAGGCCTACATGGAAGCCAATCCTCAGGTGCGTGACGAACTCCGGGGTGTCCGCCAAGCGGCGGCCGACTTCCGGGACCGGTGCGACGCACCGGTCCCGGACATGCCGATGGGTTGA
- a CDS encoding nuclear transport factor 2 family protein: MTGEPLRAVRGYIDAFNAGDVDAMANACTATMSILDGMPPHVWHGPNATRHWHRDVLDEGLRHGASGYHVTLGEPHHVDVAGDAAYVVLPATMTFDASGVARTQDGAVFTVALRREAHSWLVAAWAWAKGR; this comes from the coding sequence GTGACCGGCGAACCTTTGCGTGCGGTACGCGGCTACATCGATGCCTTCAATGCCGGCGACGTCGACGCCATGGCCAACGCGTGCACCGCGACGATGTCGATCCTCGACGGGATGCCGCCGCACGTGTGGCACGGACCGAACGCGACACGTCACTGGCATCGCGACGTGCTCGACGAGGGCCTCCGCCACGGAGCGTCGGGGTATCACGTGACGTTGGGCGAGCCGCACCACGTGGACGTCGCGGGCGACGCGGCTTACGTGGTCCTCCCGGCCACCATGACGTTCGACGCCTCCGGAGTGGCGAGGACGCAGGACGGTGCGGTCTTCACGGTGGCGCTACGCCGTGAGGCGCACAGCTGGCTCGTCGCCGCCTGGGCGTGGGCCAAGGGCCGTTAG
- a CDS encoding Dyp-type peroxidase: MLELDDIQHILLTRTPALTGRYEFLSFDTPEGGRAWLSALLPTTQSAADAVDTMDESDRWVTLAFTWQGLRALGVPEDDLATFPDAFREGMASRASILGDTGAAAPEHWLGGLAEPALHAIAILFARDEERSQRSIAEHDALLARTPGVRSLSHLDLNATPPFNYAHDHFGFRDRLSQPVMKGSGEEPTPGSGAPLEPGEFILGYPDEDGPVANLPQPEVLSRNGSYMAYRRLEEHVGAFRDFLRENADSPEGEELLAAKFMGRWRSGAPLVLAPDCDDPDLGADPQRNNDFDYGTMDPFGYACPLGSHARRLNPRDTAHYMNRRRMIRRGATYGPALPEGAPDDGVERGIAAFIICADLVRQFEFAQNVWINDETFHELGNEHDPIAGTQDGTLDFTVPKRPIRRVHRGIPAFTTLRGGGYFFLPGMRALRYLAGEEAFA, translated from the coding sequence ATGCTCGAACTCGACGACATTCAGCACATCCTGTTGACGAGGACGCCGGCGTTGACCGGCCGCTACGAGTTCCTTTCGTTCGACACGCCGGAGGGCGGACGGGCGTGGTTGTCCGCGCTCCTGCCGACCACGCAGTCCGCCGCGGACGCCGTCGACACCATGGACGAGAGCGACAGGTGGGTGACACTCGCCTTCACCTGGCAGGGACTGCGCGCGCTCGGCGTGCCGGAGGACGACCTGGCGACGTTCCCCGATGCCTTCCGGGAGGGCATGGCGTCGCGGGCGAGCATTCTCGGCGATACCGGTGCCGCCGCCCCAGAACACTGGCTGGGCGGGTTGGCAGAACCCGCGTTGCACGCCATCGCCATCCTGTTCGCCCGTGACGAGGAACGATCGCAGCGGTCCATCGCCGAACACGACGCACTGCTCGCCCGCACTCCCGGCGTCCGGAGCCTGTCGCACCTGGACCTGAACGCCACACCGCCGTTCAACTACGCGCACGACCACTTCGGCTTCCGTGACCGGCTGTCCCAGCCGGTCATGAAGGGCTCCGGGGAGGAACCGACGCCCGGCTCCGGCGCACCACTGGAACCCGGCGAGTTCATCCTCGGCTACCCGGACGAGGACGGACCCGTCGCCAACCTGCCGCAGCCCGAGGTGCTCAGCCGCAACGGCAGCTACATGGCCTACCGGCGGCTCGAGGAGCACGTCGGCGCCTTCCGAGACTTCCTGCGAGAGAACGCGGACTCTCCGGAGGGCGAGGAATTGCTCGCGGCGAAATTCATGGGCCGGTGGCGCAGCGGCGCCCCACTGGTGCTGGCCCCGGACTGTGACGATCCCGACCTGGGCGCGGATCCGCAGCGCAACAACGACTTCGATTACGGCACGATGGACCCCTTCGGATACGCCTGCCCGCTCGGATCGCACGCCCGCCGACTCAATCCGCGCGACACCGCGCACTACATGAACCGGCGCCGGATGATCCGCCGCGGCGCGACCTACGGCCCGGCACTTCCGGAAGGAGCGCCCGACGACGGCGTCGAGCGCGGTATCGCCGCGTTCATCATCTGCGCGGACCTGGTGCGCCAGTTCGAATTCGCACAGAACGTGTGGATCAACGACGAGACCTTTCACGAACTCGGCAACGAGCACGATCCCATTGCGGGCACGCAGGACGGCACGTTGGACTTCACCGTGCCGAAGCGGCCGATCCGTCGGGTACACCGAGGCATCCCCGCCTTCACCACGCTGCGCGGCGGCGGCTACTTCTTCCTGCCGGGCATGCGCGCGTTGCGCTACCTGGCGGGCGAGGAGGCATTCGCATGA
- a CDS encoding molybdopterin oxidoreductase family protein, whose protein sequence is MAVTDRIAEPWGERTPYGPGDPWPQRVDEYLLDGVHPQHVERWVQSAAVLHSNGDGLDIAVAKGRMVGVRGRAVDRVNHGRLDAKDLFGWQANHAADRLTTPLIRRNGRLVETDWDTAMNAVVAHSRALLAEQGPSAIGFYTSGQLFLEEYYTQAVIAHGAIGTNHVDGNTRLCTATAAEALKESFGCDGQPGSYTDVDHADVIALFGHNVAETQSVLWMRMLDRLAGPNPPAIVCVDPRPTPVARQATVHLAPLPGTNVALMNGLLHEILAHDWVDHDYVAAHTIGYAELAKRVAEFPPQRVARICDVDAADLRRAAEIIGTARRLLSTVLQGFYQSHQATAAAVQVNNVHLVRGMLGKPGCGVLQMNGQPTAENTRECGADGDLAGFRNWANDAHIEQLAQLWNLDAAQIPHYAPPTHAMQIFRYAEQGTLRMLWVTATNPAVSLPELARIRRILAQDRLFLVVQDAFRTETAELADVVLPAAAWGEKTGTFTNADRTVHLSDKAVDPPGDARPDLDIFLDYARRMDFRDRDGEPLPPWNTPEEAFAAWQRCSAGRPCDYTGLSYDALRGGSGIQWPCTDEHPDGTERLYADGTFFAHPDYCETYGKDLITGAPLEPTEYRAMNPDGRAIIKAAEYVPAHERPSADYPFGLITGRTVYHFHTRTKTGRTPQLQAAAPEVWAEIAETDAQRLGVAEGDMLEIRTPRGCVLAAARITAIRPGVVFLPFHYGYWDRDGDGIADGDGHHRAANELTLTDWDPVSKQPIFKTAAAAVRRVGAGS, encoded by the coding sequence GTGGCCGTGACCGACCGCATCGCCGAACCGTGGGGAGAACGCACGCCGTACGGACCGGGCGACCCGTGGCCGCAGCGCGTCGACGAGTACCTGCTCGACGGCGTCCATCCGCAACACGTCGAGCGGTGGGTGCAGTCCGCGGCGGTGCTGCACTCCAACGGCGACGGGCTGGACATCGCCGTCGCGAAGGGGCGGATGGTCGGCGTCCGCGGGCGGGCGGTCGACCGGGTCAATCACGGGCGGCTCGACGCCAAGGATCTGTTCGGCTGGCAGGCCAACCACGCGGCCGACCGGCTTACGACGCCACTGATCCGCCGCAACGGCCGGCTGGTCGAGACCGACTGGGATACCGCGATGAACGCGGTCGTCGCCCACAGCCGGGCGCTGCTCGCCGAACAGGGGCCCAGCGCAATCGGTTTCTACACCTCCGGTCAGTTGTTCCTCGAGGAGTACTACACCCAGGCCGTCATCGCCCACGGCGCCATCGGCACCAACCACGTCGACGGCAACACCCGGCTGTGCACGGCGACGGCGGCCGAGGCGCTCAAGGAGTCCTTCGGGTGCGACGGCCAGCCCGGCTCCTACACCGACGTCGACCACGCCGACGTCATCGCGCTGTTCGGTCACAACGTCGCCGAGACGCAGTCGGTGCTGTGGATGCGTATGCTCGACCGGCTCGCCGGACCGAACCCGCCGGCGATCGTCTGCGTCGACCCCCGCCCGACACCGGTGGCCCGGCAGGCCACCGTGCACCTCGCGCCGCTGCCCGGCACCAACGTCGCACTGATGAACGGGCTGCTGCACGAGATCCTCGCCCACGATTGGGTCGACCACGACTACGTGGCCGCCCACACCATCGGCTACGCCGAACTCGCCAAGCGGGTCGCGGAATTCCCGCCGCAGCGGGTGGCGCGCATCTGCGACGTCGACGCCGCGGACCTGCGCCGGGCAGCCGAGATCATCGGAACCGCGCGGCGCCTGCTGTCGACGGTGCTGCAGGGTTTCTATCAGTCCCACCAAGCCACGGCGGCCGCCGTCCAGGTGAACAACGTCCACCTCGTCCGCGGCATGCTGGGCAAGCCGGGGTGCGGTGTCCTGCAGATGAACGGCCAGCCCACGGCGGAGAACACCCGCGAGTGCGGCGCCGACGGGGATCTCGCGGGGTTCCGCAACTGGGCCAACGACGCCCACATCGAGCAGTTGGCGCAGCTGTGGAATCTCGACGCCGCGCAGATCCCTCACTACGCGCCGCCGACGCACGCCATGCAGATCTTCCGCTACGCCGAGCAGGGGACGCTGCGGATGCTGTGGGTGACCGCGACCAACCCCGCGGTGTCCCTACCCGAACTGGCGCGCATCCGACGCATCCTCGCCCAGGACCGGCTGTTCCTCGTGGTGCAGGACGCCTTTCGCACCGAGACCGCCGAGCTGGCCGACGTCGTCCTGCCCGCTGCCGCGTGGGGCGAGAAGACGGGAACGTTCACCAATGCCGATCGCACGGTGCACCTCTCGGACAAGGCCGTCGACCCACCCGGGGATGCGCGACCCGACCTCGACATCTTTCTTGATTACGCCCGTCGCATGGACTTCCGCGACCGGGACGGAGAACCGTTGCCGCCGTGGAACACCCCCGAGGAGGCCTTCGCGGCGTGGCAGCGGTGCAGCGCCGGACGACCGTGTGACTACACCGGTTTGAGCTACGACGCCCTTCGCGGGGGCAGCGGCATCCAGTGGCCCTGCACCGACGAGCACCCCGACGGCACCGAGCGGCTGTACGCCGACGGCACGTTCTTCGCCCACCCCGACTACTGCGAGACCTACGGCAAGGACCTCATCACCGGCGCACCGCTGGAACCCACCGAATACCGGGCGATGAACCCCGACGGCAGGGCGATCATCAAGGCGGCCGAGTACGTTCCGGCACACGAACGGCCGTCTGCCGACTACCCCTTCGGGTTGATCACGGGGCGCACGGTGTACCACTTCCACACCCGCACCAAGACGGGACGCACACCGCAGCTCCAGGCCGCGGCACCCGAGGTGTGGGCGGAGATCGCCGAGACCGATGCGCAGCGCCTCGGCGTCGCCGAAGGCGACATGCTGGAGATACGCACCCCGCGCGGCTGCGTCCTCGCGGCGGCGCGCATCACCGCCATCCGGCCCGGAGTGGTGTTCCTGCCCTTCCACTACGGCTACTGGGACCGCGACGGGGACGGGATTGCCGACGGGGATGGCCACCATCGCGCCGCCAACGAACTCACACTCACCGACTGGGATCCGGTGTCCAAGCAACCCATCTTCAAGACGGCCGCGGCGGCCGTGCGTCGCGTGGGTGCAGGCTCGTGA
- a CDS encoding ZIP family metal transporter — protein MPGWLAAGWWGLVAGGALVVGAAIAWWVRVPPRVVAAVMAFGAGVLISALAFDLVDEAEQAGGLLAVALGFLGGAGAYVAANVALARRGARHRKRSDRQPSEEQDQGSGAAIAIGALLDGIPESVVLGVSLLGGSGVGLPVLAAVFISNLPEGLSSAAGMKQAGRSARYVFGVWIGIAVMSGLAACIGYLALADASPFVIAVITAVAAGAILTMIADTMVPEAFERTHVLTGMITTVGFLTAFAIERMS, from the coding sequence ATGCCCGGATGGTTGGCAGCGGGTTGGTGGGGCCTGGTGGCCGGCGGAGCGCTGGTCGTCGGCGCGGCGATCGCGTGGTGGGTGCGGGTGCCGCCCCGCGTCGTGGCGGCGGTCATGGCGTTCGGCGCCGGGGTGCTCATCTCGGCGCTTGCGTTCGACCTGGTCGACGAGGCTGAGCAAGCCGGCGGCCTGCTGGCCGTCGCGCTCGGCTTCCTGGGCGGTGCTGGGGCCTACGTCGCCGCGAACGTCGCCCTGGCGCGGCGCGGTGCCCGGCACCGCAAGCGGTCCGACCGGCAGCCCAGTGAGGAGCAGGACCAGGGCAGCGGCGCCGCGATCGCCATCGGCGCGCTGCTCGACGGCATCCCGGAGTCGGTGGTGCTGGGCGTGTCGCTGCTCGGCGGCTCTGGTGTCGGGCTTCCGGTCCTCGCGGCGGTCTTCATCTCGAATCTGCCCGAGGGACTGTCCAGCGCTGCGGGCATGAAGCAGGCCGGCCGCAGTGCGCGGTACGTCTTCGGCGTCTGGATCGGCATCGCCGTGATGAGTGGTCTGGCGGCGTGCATCGGCTACCTCGCGCTCGCCGATGCCTCGCCGTTCGTCATCGCCGTGATCACGGCCGTCGCCGCGGGCGCGATCCTCACGATGATCGCCGACACGATGGTGCCGGAGGCCTTCGAACGGACCCACGTCCTGACCGGCATGATCACCACGGTCGGCTTCCTCACCGCCTTCGCCATCGAGCGCATGTCCTGA